Proteins encoded in a region of the Mercenaria mercenaria strain notata chromosome 1, MADL_Memer_1, whole genome shotgun sequence genome:
- the LOC128546645 gene encoding uncharacterized protein LOC128546645, with the protein MKSIQTELKQINKKLENVMTKNDETLKTLIKETIQTMKEELLASTEKKVEILEGKLFEKEKEIDKMKTEYDKMKEDISRLSKDMSDQNANIDRYKYEMRDNALKTDEYLNDCEQYSRVNNIRIFGIPEETFPKIQVRNEKKKLDENIDTKPAEKDTSENSESAEKKSVESNHDTYAMKVSNTEEENEKQVSENDEQTTEIVRKKLNEYVPGLNLKREDFVISHRIGAKGDKPRPIIAQLKSRLDKNKVMRNRKLFPKSISIMDDLTAENYKTLQSVKYKKPDLVQAAWFRNGKIFYKDQTDHVIQLHYKNFRFWQNLAWPEAPRKRGTSNRLA; encoded by the coding sequence atgaaaagtaTTCAAACAGAACTAAAGCAAATTAACAAAAAGCTAGAAAATGTTATGACTAAAAATGACGAAACTCTCAAAACGCTGATCAAAGAAACAATACAAACTATGAAAGAAGAACTACTAGCCTCAACAGAGAAGAAAGTGGAAATACTTGAAGGTAAACTGTTTGAGAAAGAAAAGGAAATTGACAAAATGAAGACAGAATATGATAAAATGAAGGAAGATATAAGCAGGTTGAGCAAGGACATGTCTGATCAAAATGCAAATATAGATAGATATAAATATGAAATGAGAGATAATGCTTTGAAAACTGATGAATACCTTAATGACTGTGAACAATATAGTAGAGTAAACAATATTCGAATTTTTGGTATTCCAGAAGAAACTTTTCCTAAAATACAAGTTAGAAATGAGAAAAAGAAACTTGATGAAAACATTGACACTAAACCAGCAGAAAAAGACACGAGTGAAAACAGCGAGAGTGCAGAGAAGAAAAGTGTGGAATCAAACCACGATACATACGCCATGAAAGTAAGTAACACCGAGGAGGAAAACGAAAAACAAGTATCAGAAAATGATGAACAGACGACAGAGATAGTAAGGAAGAAACTGAATGAATATGTACCGGGTTTAAACCTCAAACGTGAAGATTTTGTCATCAGTCATAGAATTGGGGCAAAAGGTGATAAACCAAGGCCGATTATTGCTCAGTTGAAATCTAGACTAGATAAAAACAAAGTAATGAGAAACAGAAAGTTATTTCCAAAATCAATATCCATAATGGATGACTTAACAGCTGAGAATTATAAAACTCTTCAATCGGTGAAATACAAAAAACCAGATCTGGTTCAAGCAGCATGGTTCCGTAATGGGAAAATTTTCTATAAAGATCAAACAGACCACGTTATTCAGCTCCATTATAAGAACTTTAGGTTCTGGCAAAACCTAGCATGGCCAGAAGCACCACGTAAAAGGGGAACTTCTAACAGGTTGGCATAA